One Callospermophilus lateralis isolate mCalLat2 chromosome 13, mCalLat2.hap1, whole genome shotgun sequence genomic window, CGGCTGCAACTGGAGGATGTCTGTGCCAAGATCCACCCATCCTACTGTGGGCCTGCCATCCTCAGGTAATCCATGGCATAGGGACAGGGACCAGCTATTGGGCTGCAGCTCCAGGCAGTGCCCTGAGGCCACCAGGACTAGACCCAGGGTTCCTGGATGACACTGTTCATCTGTCAGAAGGAGCAAGGCAGGAAGAGGAAGCTGAGAGACAGCATGGAGCAGCAGGTTGGGGCACAGGCTTCAGTGAGAGGCAGAGGCAGCTCTTGGGAGCATATAAGTTTGGGTGGGTGACGACTCTCTGTTCTTCCTGCCAAGATTATTAGTATCCTGGATTTCAACAGCTGGCTTCTCCTCCTTCATCATTTTAAGATCATTATTACTTTCTTAGAGGAGTTTTCCCAGACAATCTCCAAAATTAGTGTCTTCATCGTCCTATTTCACACCAGTCTGCCTAAGGTGTGAAGGtgactgtgagtgtgtgtgaaggGTTCAGAGTCCTGGGGCACTGAACATTTAGAGCTTGGATACAACAACATTCCTGAATATAAATGTAACCTCCCTGAAGTGGTGACCCAcggggtcctgtctcagattggtGAAGTCAAAGAAGCATGTCCAACAgccaaaaataatttcaaaataactcaatttcttttatctgtgtttctctttgtaaaggaatacaaaacaacaataaaacattttaaaattcccCTGACTCCTCAAATCTCCCCTTACCCATCTCTTTAACCAGTGTAAGCATCTGTGGTACATGTTTCCATTTAAAATTCCTTTTTAGAATGCCTTCTCCAGCCCTATCCTGACTCCTTTTATAGTCTTTTTACTTTTATCCAGGCTGAGAATCCTAGCCACTCCTCCCATTTTTCTGATTTTGTACCATGGAAGCTCCCCAAGTAGACCTACTCCAGAAGCACCTGGGGACAGGGGTGGGATGCTGATGGGGGAACTCAGCTGCAAATCAAGCCTCCTCAGTGAAGGAAAGACTGGGAACACTCACGAGGTAATGAGACAATGGCTGTCCTGATCCTTTCCCATCTCACATCATTGCTAAGAAGTTGCAAAGTCCTGGGTCTCAATATGGGGGAGGAAACCAGGTATTCAATGGACTCACTAACATTGATTCTTGAGCGCTAAGCAAAGACTTTCTAAGAAACTGAAACAGCTTGGGAAAACACACAGAGACCCAGGTGCAACCCAGGCCTGTGGGAACCCCATAGGATCCTTCTTGTCTGTAACGCAGGGTCATCTGGGGGAAGTAACAGGAGGAGCCCTACATGAACGGCCATCTAGCTCCCCCTTATCCAGAAGGTGACAGAGAAGTTGTGGGAGGCACAGCTTATGTCACCGTCACAAGCAGTGACATAGTCAGATACTCACTTCAGAGATCACATAGGGTAGTGTGTGgagaagaaaagggagagagtTAACCCAGAAAGTCTTTCACAGTAAAATTGCCACGGCAGTGGGCTCCCCAGAATACTTGGGCATTGACCACCTTAGGTTAGTGAAACCTCTCTGGTAGGTAGGAAAGCCCCCTACACCTCGCATTTACAGATGAGGACGCAGAGGTTCATGGAGGCCAGAAGTGGCAGAagtgggatttgaactcaggatgGGCTGGGGAAAAGGGaggcgcgggggggggggggggttgctgTTTGATTTCAGTTGCAGGTGAAATGGACTAAAGGGGAATTGACCACAGGGAGGTATGAGCGGCTCCTCAGGGTTAGAGGCCCGCCACGTGCCACCCCGCAAGGGTCCCAAGGCGCCCCCTCTTTTGTCCAGGTTCCGACAGCTGCTGGCGGAGCAGGAGCCCGAAGTGCAGGAGGTGTCCGGGCTCTTCCGCTCGGTGCTGCAGGAGGTCCTGGagaggatgaagcaggaggaggaggccCACAAGCTGACGCGCCAGTGGAGCCTGCGACCCCGGGGCAGCCTGGGCACATTCAAGAGCCGCGCGCGCATCTCGCCCTTCGCCAGCGACATCCGGACCATCTCGGAGGACGTGGAGCGCGACGCGCCGCGGCCATCCCGCACCTGGAGCATGCCTGAGTTTCGGGCACCCAAGGCCAACTGACCTCGGCCACGCCTCTGTTCAAAGCCGAGACACCGGCAGGAGGGCATGATAGGCCGGTGACCTGGTCGTCGGTCCTGGAACCTCTCCCCCAAACCCTGATGAAGAGATCAGAGGCGGCCCTATCCCAAGATGCTGCTGTAAAATGGGACGACCTCTCCCCGTCGCACCCTTTTCTTGACCTTGGGACCAAGTCAGGAGAGTCAGGGCGTGGAGCTGCTGTGGCAGGCggccccacccccatccccgcAGAGTCTCAAGGTCTTGAGAGACCAAAGTCCCATCTCCATCTCCTAAAATGAGTTgccctatccttttttttttttttcaagatatcACCCCAAATTTAGGAATATCCTTCATTCCCTTCCTTGGTAATGATAGGCGATTTGTGGAATAGTGTCCATTCTCTGTTCCTGATCTCACCCCTGGGGGGTGGGTCACAGCCTCGTGGGCGGGCAGAGCCGGCAGATGCAACAGACCACTGCCTCCACTCTTGTCAGTTAATGAGTAAGGAAGCTAGAACTCAGACTGGGACAGCTTCTTCTGTCTTAAAGTGCAGCCAGGTCCACACAGGCAGGCAGATTGTTCCTATAGTCTCTGCCCCTGAGTCCCTGAATCCTGGGTTATAATGGGACATCCCAGGGGCACATCTCCATTCCTGTGGTCTGATCAATACCTCCCCTGTGTTGGGGGAAAGTGTCCCTAACTCCAGTGCATGCTCAGAAAATGCAAGTGGATCTTATTAATAATCTAAATAAAATGCCAGAAGGAAGTGAAACAATAGGGAGTGAATTCACATGTTTCCTTACCAAGCTCAGTGGAAATCCACCCCCCTTCCTTTTATTTTGGAGACAGCCACtttacccaggctggtcttgaactcataGACccagtgctcctcctgcctcagcctcaaaaaaaaaaaaaaaaaaaaaaaaaatcttttttaaatgaTCAGGTTTTGGATTTTCACTCAAATCTGAACAGAAAATCATTGGATGGTGGAACCCTCTCATTCAGTGCTATAAAGATGAAGAAGCTGATTGGCTTATTTAACAATTGGGAGAAGCTGAGAATCACTTAAAGAAAATATACACCTTAAAATAAACATGTATTTGATTGGAAGACATTAAAAAGTTCATTCAATTGCCAAACTTTGGATGTAGGTCCAAGCTATGTTCACTTCTCTGTGGCATGTATGGGTTGAGTGATGGGAGTTCCACACTTCAGCTGATTGCTTTGTGTGTACTGTAATTATATCGATAAGAACAACTGGCATCAACAGGTTTTTGGAACAAACAGAAGAGACTCTTGGTAAGCAGCCACCCAGTTGGAAGGAGTGACAGTGTTGAGGGAGAGCAAGAACAAAGCCTAAAAGCCATGAGCTTTCTGGCTGTTCTGACCAGGATCAGCATGTTTTCATTAGAGGAATGGAGGGTCATGGTTCACCTGGAAGGAGGTTCAAGGGGCTGGCTCAGAGAACatctattcttttctttcttctcaatCACCTTACACATACTTGTTCTCTCCAGAGAAAAGGAAGACCTGAGGCTTTCAACGTGGTGTCCTTTTAAAACAAAGTTTAAGTGACTGATTACCAGTTAAAACCTTCTCTGCCAATCTCTATTGTGACAGAGCCCACCAGCTTCCCCAGTGACTAATGTTCTGCTGTCGCTGATTCAACAGTGACACTCAAACTCACCAGGGTCAGAAGGTTGTTCCTCTACATTCAGTTTGTTAAAGAGACTAATGATATctgtttctacttttatttttaaaaactcaggaGCAATGAATAAAAGGACAAAAGAGTGTGGGAGTCTTCTTATGACTGTCAGATGAGTGATGGGCAGTAGCTAGAGGGGAAGGGTGGGGCATGCTTGGGACTTTGTGTGATGTCCTTTAGCACTCCACTCAATACCAGCAGCCTCTAGAGGGGGCAGTGTGAGGGTTAGACCACATATGACTATCATTTATTtgactttgtggtgtttttgacttgttatgaaaattttcaaattaaCAAAATAGCAGAGAGAAAAATTTTAGGAGCCCATATACATCCATTACCAAAGTTTAATAGTTCTTAATATTTTGCCATATTTGATTTTATTGATTATCAAATTTTTGTGAGGTATTTTAATATAAATCCCAGGCATATGACATTTCTTTCTTGAACACATCAGAATGCACTCCAAAGgaataagaaatttttttttctaaccacAATACTGCtataacttctaatcaaattaatATTAATTCCTTAATATTATCTAGTACCCAATTCATCTTCAAATTTCCATAATTATTCCCAATGCCTGATTCTTGCGGTTTATGTCTTTGAATGAGGATCTGATCAAGCCCCACACGTTGACAAAAAAGTTGCACATTGTTTTATACTTGGTCATACAGTGCTGTTTATTTCCATGGTAGGCCAGAGGGCCTGTGGAACATCCATGTTGATGTACAGTAAGTTAATTACCTCTTCCAAACGATCATAATTCTGCAAGTGGTAGTGACAGTATATGGAATGTGACTTTTCATTTGATGAAAACACTTGCCACATCCATATGCTTTGTTTTCTGAGACATGCTTGCAAATAGTGACCAAAAAGCTTTTCCCCTTTTCttgccatttaaaaataaaacactaaaatgtatcagaaCAATTCAAGGGAAACATCAAGAATTCACAAAGGTAGGCAATAAAAAAAGGATTAtgtcattttttttggggggggaggtgggtaccagggattgaactcagggacactcaaacactgagccacatccccagccttatttttgtattttatttagagacagggtctcactgagttgctcagagcctcactgttgctgagggtggctttgaactcacgatcctcctgcctcaggctcctgaatcactggaattataggcatatgccatcaATCCCGACAGTTatgtctatttaaaaaaatttttttaagttgtagatgaacacaatatctttattttatttatttatttaatgtgtactgaggattgaacccagagcctcacatgtgcgaggcaagcggtCTACCACAGCCCCAGTTGTGTCTATTTTTGATGGCATCATTCATCATGTAAATTTCAGTCTGTGTTCTGATGTTCCTATGGAACCCTCCAAACACAATGCAGCCTCAAAATTTATTCAACAATTCATTTTTGacaattatttcaaattaatttaatAGCTTGACTCATTTGTCAAAAGCAGATACCAACATCTGTTTCTCTTTTTGGAATAGTATTATGTATTGTATTAAATTAGTATAATAATATCCAGTAGGGAGCTCATCTAAAagtaaaaacaataaaatcattTCTTTATTATATTTAAGGCAAAActaagaatgattttttaaaagtctctttAGATGCTCAAGAATTTTTATGTCACTGAGAAAGGTATTCTCAAGTCAACAGTGGTCGCAAAATTTTCTGGCACGTTTAGTGTAATTATATTGCAAGAGAGGCAACCCCTTGCTGGAAGGAATGCAACATCCGACCATGCCGGCTGGAATT contains:
- the Rd3 gene encoding protein RD3 is translated as MSLIPWFRWNEPPPRLSSRSPAEMVLETLMMELVGQMREAERQQRERSNSVRKICTGVDYSWLASTPRSTYDLSPGERLQLEDVCAKIHPSYCGPAILRFRQLLAEQEPEVQEVSGLFRSVLQEVLERMKQEEEAHKLTRQWSLRPRGSLGTFKSRARISPFASDIRTISEDVERDAPRPSRTWSMPEFRAPKAN